From a region of the Salifodinibacter halophilus genome:
- a CDS encoding DUF2339 domain-containing protein → GHRALVRHTVARARALGVPAVALSFEPLPREFFAPAAPPPPPPDVFTVAARWLRRWFTEGNVPVKVGMLVLLAGVAALLKYASDQGWMRVPVELRLA, encoded by the coding sequence GGGTCATCGCGCGCTGGTGCGCCACACGGTGGCGCGCGCGCGCGCGTTGGGCGTGCCGGCGGTGGCGCTGAGCTTCGAGCCGCTGCCGCGCGAGTTCTTCGCCCCGGCCGCGCCGCCGCCGCCGCCGCCGGACGTCTTCACCGTCGCCGCGCGCTGGCTGCGGCGCTGGTTCACCGAAGGCAACGTGCCGGTCAAGGTCGGCATGCTGGTGCTGCTGGCCGGCGTCGCCGCGCTGCTCAAATACGCCAGCGACCAGGGCTGGATGCGCGTGCCGGTGGAACTGCGCCTGGC